One Oreochromis niloticus isolate F11D_XX linkage group LG16, O_niloticus_UMD_NMBU, whole genome shotgun sequence genomic window carries:
- the LOC109197437 gene encoding zinc finger BED domain-containing protein 1-like gives MMSHRVRYCVKPVLVEFLHLGETLRICTSTLRLSTKQSMIDVWLKKSSSVQNKPSNITRQGSLTELFEGVTPYERTSKRHVEITKAVTHCIAKDMMPVNTVTKPGFNNLVTTLDKRYRMPSRTYFSQTAIPELHMQCRRRVAAELKAVEFFAATTDMWSSRTAEPYQNLTVHYITEDLHLEARSLQTAYFPEDHTGENTAAGLREGLACWDLPEDNLVCITTDNASNMVKAAQLNEWTRLQCFGHRLHLAIENAIKDGRVSRAIGLCKKLVGHFSHSWKKKAALTEAQKELKLPEHSLITECPTRWGSKEKMIARVLEQMKAISQVLTGDRHARSLIPTWQDAEELESIHKALHPLSEFTDALSGEEYVSISYLKPVLHLLATSVLAEDAEDTDLTRSIKTKVLAYLNDKYSDLNTQELLDVASFMDPRFKTQYISADNLPAIKARLKTEMVESARRTHNQEKRSRTETAQNSPSAQASGAGL, from the exons ATGATGTCGCACAGAGTCAGGTACTGTGTAAAACCTGTCTTGGTAGAGTTTCTACATCTTGGGGAAACACTACGAATTTGTACCAGCACCTTAAGACTCAGCACAAAACAGAGTATGATAGATGTATGGCTAAAAAAATCTAGTAGTGTGCAGAATAAACCTAGTAACATTACTCGGCAAGGATCACTGACCGAACTGTTTGAAGGTGTTACGCCATATGAACGCACTTCAAAACGGCACGTGGAAATCACCAAAGCAGTAACCCACTGCATCGCGAAAGACATGATGCCCGTCAATACGGTGACCAAGCCTGGGTTCAATAATTTGGTAACTACACTGGATAAGAGGTACAGAATGCCCTCCCGCACGTATTTCAGTCAGACTGCAATACCCGAGCTACATATGCAATGTAGGCGGAGGGTTGCAGCGGAGTTAAAGGCTGTTGAGTTTTTTGCGGCGACAACAGACATGTGGTCAAGCCGTACAGCAGAGCCCTATCAAAATCTGACGGTGCATTACATTACCGAAGACCTCCACCTCGAAGCTCGCAGCCTACAAACGGCCTACTTCCCCGAAGACCACACAGGGGAAAACACTGCTGCTGGCCTGAGAGAGGGGCTTGCGTGTTGGGATCTCCCTGAAGACAACCTTGTCTGCATAACGACGGACAACGCGTCAAATATGGTGAAAGCAGCACAGCTGAACGAATGGACCAGGCTCCAGTGTTTCGGACACAGATTACATCTTGCTATTG aaAATGCAATCAAAGATGGTAGAGTATCAAGAGCAATTGGGCTGTGCAAGAAGTTGGTGGGGCACTTCTCGCACAGTTGGAAGAAAAAGGCAGCACTCACTGAGGCACAGAAGGAGCTTAAGCTTCCTGAGCACTCTCTCATTACTGAGTGCCCTACAAGATGGGGGTCCAAAGAGAAAATGATTGCCAGAGTGCTGGAACAGATGAAAGCCATATCGCAGGTATTAACAGGTGACCGACATGCACGCTCCCTCATCCCAACCTGGCAGGATGCTGAAGAGTTGGAGTCCATTCATAAGGCACTGCATCCTCTCTCCGAATTTACTGATGCTCTTTCTGGAGAAGAGTATGTGAGCATCTCCTACCTCAAGCCAGTTCTCCATCTTCTGGCAACATCAGTCTTGGCTGAAGATGCTGAGGACACTGATCTGACTAGATCAATTAAAACCAAGGTCCTGGCATACCTCAACGACAAGTATAGTGACCTCAACACCCAGGAGCTTTTGGATGTTGCATCGTTCATGGACCCTAGGTTCAAAACGCAATACATCAGCGCAGACAACCTTCCTGCCATTAAGGCCCGACTGAAGACAGAAATGGTGGAATCGGCTAGACGTACACATAATCAG GAGAAGAGGTCTCGCACTGAAACTGCTCAAAATTCTCCAAGTGCACAGGCCTCTGgggcagggctctag
- the LOC102077496 gene encoding complement C1q-like protein 2, with amino-acid sequence MKSFAVLILAISSCLCDSQIKSDCDKICDVCSFTRITQDLGAVGEKVTNIADKITLLEIKLQKTEKEVMDLQKHIGGIPQVAFSVALLDSGFGNTGPFDSPTPLRYKNIFSNIGSGYNPSTGIFTAMTKGMYFFRFSMFNNLNSVPNSVVSLMKNGKRLTSVWDTSGSDANDMGSNAVVIPLEVGDNVYVELQANRIVYDDSMNYNTFSGFLLFTL; translated from the exons ATGAAGTCATTTGCAGTCCTCATTCTGGCAATCAGCAGCTGTCTTTGTGATTCTCAAATTAAAAGCGATTGTGACAAAATTTGTGATGTCTGCTCTTTCACTCGTATAACTCAAGACCTGGGAGCTGTGGGAGAGAAAGTCACAAACATTGCGGATAAAATAACACTTCTAGAGATCAAGCttcaaaaaactgaaaaagaagtCATGGATCTGCAGAAACATATTGGAG GCATTCCTCAGGTAGCCTTTTCTGTAGCCCTCCTTGATTCTGGCTTTGGAAATACTGGCCCTTTTGACAGTCCTACTCCACTGCGGTACAAGAACATTTTCTCCAACATAGGCAGTGGCTACAATCCTTCAACAG GGATTTTCACAGcaatgaccaaaggaatgtacTTCTTTCGATTCTCAATGTTTAACAACCTCAACTCTGTTCCCAACTCCGTTGTAAGCCTCATGAAAAATGGTAAAAGACTGACATCCGTCTGGGATACCAGTGGAAGTGATGCCAATGACATGGGTAGCAATGCTGTGGTCATCCCTCTCGAAGTGGGAGACAATGTGTATGTGGAGCTCCAGGCGAACAGGATTGTCTATGACGACAGCATGAACTACAATACTTTTAgtggttttcttctgtttacaCTGTAA
- the LOC109197350 gene encoding zinc finger BED domain-containing protein 1-like, with amino-acid sequence MMSHRVRYCVKPVLVEFLHLGETLRICTSTLRLSTKQSMIDVWLKKSSSVQNKPSNITRQGSLTELFEGVTPYERTSKRHVEITKAVTHCIAKDMMPVNTVTKPGFNNLVTTLDKRYRMPSRTYFSQTAIPELHMQCRRRVAAELKAVEFFAATTDMWSSRTAEPYQNLTVHYITEDLHLEARSLQTAYFPEDHTGENTAAGLREGLACWDLPEDNLVCITTDNASNMVKAAQLNEWTRLQCFGHRLHLAIENAIKDGRVSRAIGLCKKLVGHFSHSWKKKAALTEAQKELKLPEHSLITECPTRWGSKEKMIARVLEQMKAISQVLTGDRHARSLIPTWQDAEVLESIHKALHPLSEFTDALSGEEYVSISYLKPVLHLLATSVLAEDAEDTDLTRSIKTKVLAYLNDKYSDLNTQELLDVASFMDPRFKTQYISADNLPAIKARLKTEMVESARRTHNQEKRSRTETAQNSPSAQASGGKAKKTLGSLFKTSAASSALPLPLEDVVEAELNSYLLTPVIDGEDDPLAWWKVHNIHFPRLCKMARKYLCVPATSAPSERLFSTGRNIVTCTRSSLKPAKVDMLVFLAKNL; translated from the exons ATGATGTCGCACAGAGTCAGGTACTGTGTAAAACCTGTCTTGGTAGAGTTTCTACATCTTGGGGAAACACTACGAATTTGTACCAGCACCTTAAGACTCAGCACAAAACAGAGTATGATAGATGTATGGCTAAAAAAATCTAGTAGTGTGCAGAATAAACCTAGTAACATTACTCGGCAAGGATCACTGACCGAACTGTTTGAAGGTGTTACGCCATATGAACGCACTTCAAAACGGCACGTGGAAATCACCAAAGCAGTAACTCACTGCATCGCGAAAGACATGATGCCCGTCAATACGGTGACCAAGCCTGGGTTCAATAATTTGGTAACTACACTGGATAAGAGGTACAGAATGCCCTCCCGCACGTATTTCAGTCAGACTGCAATACCCGAGCTACATATGCAATGTAGGCGGAGGGTTGCAGCGGAGTTAAAGGCTGTTGAGTTTTTTGCGGCGACAACAGACATGTGGTCAAGCCGTACAGCAGAGCCCTATCAAAATCTGACGGTGCATTACATTACCGAAGACCTCCACCTCGAAGCTCGCAGCCTACAAACGGCCTACTTCCCCGAAGACCACACAGGGGAAAACACTGCTGCTGGCCTGAGAGAGGGGCTTGCGTGTTGGGATCTCCCTGAAGACAACCTTGTCTGCATAACGACGGACAACGCGTCAAATATGGTGAAAGCAGCACAGCTGAACGAATGGACCAGGCTCCAGTGTTTCGGACACAGATTACATCTTGCTATTG aaAATGCAATCAAAGATGGTAGAGTATCAAGAGCAATTGGGCTGTGCAAGAAGTTGGTGGGGCACTTCTCGCACAGTTGGAAGAAAAAGGCAGCACTCACTGAGGCACAGAAGGAGCTTAAGCTTCCTGAGCACTCTCTCATTACTGAGTGCCCTACAAGATGGGGGTCCAAAGAGAAAATGATTGCCAGAGTGCTGGAACAGATGAAAGCCATATCGCAGGTATTAACAGGTGACCGACATGCACGCTCCCTCATCCCAACCTGGCAGGATGCTGAAGTGTTGGAGTCCATTCATAAGGCACTGCATCCTCTCTCCGAATTTACTGATGCTCTTTCTGGAGAAGAGTATGTGAGCATCTCCTACCTCAAGCCAGTTCTCCATCTTCTGGCAACATCAGTCTTGGCTGAAGATGCTGAGGACACTGATCTGACTAGATCAATTAAAACCAAGGTCCTGGCATACCTCAACGACAAGTATAGTGACCTCAACACCCAGGAGCTTTTGGATGTTGCGTCGTTCATGGACCCTAGGTTCAAAACGCAATACATCAGCGCAGACAACCTTCCTGCCATTAAGGCCCGACTGAAGACAGAAATGGTGGAATCGGCTAGACGTACACATAATCAG GAGAAGAGGTCTCGCACTGAAACTGCTCAAAATTCTCCAAGTGCACAGGCCTCTGGGGGAAAGGCAAAGAAGACTCTTGGTAGTCTTTTTAAAACCAGTGCGGCCTCTTCAGCTTTGCCTCTGCCACTTGAAGATGTCGTGGAGGCAGAGTTGAATAGTTACCTGTTGACCCCTGTCATTGACGGAGAGGATGATCCCTTAGCCTGGTGGAAGGTGCACAACATTCACTTTCCACGACTGTGCAAGATGGCCCgcaaatatctgtgtgtgccagcCACAAGTGCCCCCTCAGAGCGTCTGTTCAGCACTGGAAGGAATATAGTGACCTGCACTCGCTCATCCTTAAAGCCAGCAAAAGTAGATATGCTGGTCTTCCTAGCAAAAAACCTGTGA
- the LOC109197364 gene encoding uncharacterized protein LOC109197364 isoform X2 — MIMVLKPNQAALLFTQLLVVWHVFAEFVEKGHRGVMVITGDSVTLTCNISEENATQISWTNGRSVFQHSIVLNRTFSNFSFYKLKINHQLPPEITVFSAQPEDEGLYTCTISGKDGLHSITWNLTVSEKPKKSISKYFLSILSPAIGFILCGIMLAVFLCRKSRTRCLKKDLYKNRTLTCVQYHVHHVQLGGKMASSQLQSFAVYMTGST; from the exons ATGATCATGGTGTTGAAACCAAACCAAGCAGCACTGCTCTTCACTCAGCTATTAGTGGTGTGGCATGTCTTTGCAG AGTTTGTTGAGAAAGGACACAGAGGTGTGATGGTGATCACAGGAGATTCTGTGACCCTGACTTGCAACATATCTGAGGAAAATGCAACACAAATCTCCTGGACCAACGGCAGATCTGTTTTTCAACATTCAATTGTGCTGAATCGCACCTTTTCAAATTTCTCATTTtacaaactgaaaataaaccATCAGTTACCTCCAGAGATAACTGTTTTTAGTGCTCAGCCTGAGGATGAAGGACTTTATACATGTACCATATCTGGCAAAGATGGCCTACACAGCATTACGTGGAATTTAACTGTGTCTGAGAAGCCCAAAA AATCCATTTCAAAGTATTTTCTATCCATACTATCACCTGCAATTGGATTCATTCTATGTGGCatc atgttggctgttttcctctgcag AAAAAGCCGGACCAGGTGCCTGAAAAAGGACCTTTACAAGAACAGGACCTTGACTTGTGTCCAGTATCATGTGCATCATGTTCAGCTTGGAGGAAAG atggcctcttCACAACTCCAAAGTTTTGCAGTGTACATGACAGGCAGCACTTGA
- the LOC109197364 gene encoding uncharacterized protein LOC109197364 isoform X1, which yields MIMVLKPNQAALLFTQLLVVWHVFAEFVEKGHRGVMVITGDSVTLTCNISEENATQISWTNGRSVFQHSIVLNRTFSNFSFYKLKINHQLPPEITVFSAQPEDEGLYTCTISGKDGLHSITWNLTVSEKPKKSISKYFLSILSPAIGFILCGIMLAVFLCRKGMTRTLNQDLVEDQFPPESEEKKPDQVPEKGPLQEQDLDLCPVSCASCSAWRKDGLFTTPKFCSVHDRQHLKRLSSFCGLYKKKVLKKAK from the exons ATGATCATGGTGTTGAAACCAAACCAAGCAGCACTGCTCTTCACTCAGCTATTAGTGGTGTGGCATGTCTTTGCAG AGTTTGTTGAGAAAGGACACAGAGGTGTGATGGTGATCACAGGAGATTCTGTGACCCTGACTTGCAACATATCTGAGGAAAATGCAACACAAATCTCCTGGACCAACGGCAGATCTGTTTTTCAACATTCAATTGTGCTGAATCGCACCTTTTCAAATTTCTCATTTtacaaactgaaaataaaccATCAGTTACCTCCAGAGATAACTGTTTTTAGTGCTCAGCCTGAGGATGAAGGACTTTATACATGTACCATATCTGGCAAAGATGGCCTACACAGCATTACGTGGAATTTAACTGTGTCTGAGAAGCCCAAAA AATCCATTTCAAAGTATTTTCTATCCATACTATCACCTGCAATTGGATTCATTCTATGTGGCatc atgttggctgttttcctctgcag AAAAGGTATGACGAGGACACTGAATCAGGATCTAGTCGAGGATCAATTTCCTCCTGAGTCAGAAGAG AAAAAGCCGGACCAGGTGCCTGAAAAAGGACCTTTACAAGAACAGGACCTTGACTTGTGTCCAGTATCATGTGCATCATGTTCAGCTTGGAGGAAAG atggcctcttCACAACTCCAAAGTTTTGCAGTGTACATGACAGGCAGCACTTGAAGAGACTCAGCTCATTCTGTGGACTTTACAAGAAGAAAGTTCTGAAAAAAGCTAAATGA